In Leptospiraceae bacterium, one DNA window encodes the following:
- a CDS encoding DNA translocase FtsK 4TM domain-containing protein encodes MGKLKEESKENPLFLFSINKQFLPYLLLFFGIFTVFSLLSFDETEKGIDFNIFGRVGFYFSYGMFFLFGKASYIPGLFFLLFAYLKFHKKETEIVSRIFVIPILILSISIFLNSIEGNSESIKASGGFFGEKLSVVLEYIFGRTGKIISNSLLFLYSFLYLFRESPMLLLKKNFSIFKKIFHLKFVLAKNIKSEISKEEICTSKKRYELLPWLQISKKVNEVEPIQVSKKDFELVLEKLELSKNEKSYSTGTIFDGFFEDKMVFKFQRSSSDLIEKLTDIPTKFTIKDSEFCEPIDFIDEGFGELEKNQFTEIPESRELNKLDLIEDLPEIKQIQENENPEDIPESTWIDDSTMDGAYKKNKKSSLLNEEENLSLFPAQNTTVPEVKLKKSFYNISRELLSTNQNSGKDPLFKMEAEFVAKKIEEIIKEYGYDSKVVSWEKGPIITRYELTPPPGVKLGRITSLSDELKLYLAVKSIRIVAPIPGKSTIGIEVPNKHREDILLGDMIRESTSLKTSKELTIPLGKDISGKNVLIDLNKMPHLLVAGTTGSGKSVAMNSMISSLLFSKSPEEIRFLMIDPKIVEFAPYEDVPHLLMPVVTDPRKATKALFWAVQEMEARYFNVSNLRCRDLKSYNEKVELPQYKSKYKKMPYIIIFIDELSDLMMVSGKELEDYIVRITQKSRAVGIHLVMATQRPSVDVITGLIKANCPARIAFHVAQKTDSKIILDYNGADTLLGKGDMLYKSPTSADLQRIQAPYVSEDEVEKIVEECRKFGNPSYVDISLDEEAVLEELAEEDEGLFEEAWEIVRLDRKASASYLQRRMRIGYNKAARLMELMEEKGYVGPQIGSKQREILKS; translated from the coding sequence ATGGGGAAGTTAAAAGAAGAGTCAAAGGAAAATCCACTGTTTTTATTTTCGATCAATAAGCAATTCTTGCCGTATTTGCTTTTATTTTTCGGAATTTTTACCGTATTTTCTCTACTGTCATTTGATGAAACGGAAAAAGGAATAGATTTTAATATTTTCGGAAGGGTTGGTTTTTATTTTTCTTATGGGATGTTTTTCTTATTTGGAAAAGCGTCTTATATCCCAGGATTATTTTTTTTATTATTTGCCTATTTAAAATTTCACAAAAAAGAAACAGAGATTGTTTCTCGAATTTTTGTAATACCAATTTTGATTCTATCCATTTCTATTTTTTTGAATTCTATCGAAGGGAATTCTGAAAGTATAAAAGCCTCTGGAGGTTTTTTTGGGGAAAAACTTTCAGTTGTATTAGAATATATATTTGGCAGAACAGGGAAAATTATTTCCAATTCTTTATTGTTTTTATATTCGTTTCTCTATTTATTCAGAGAGTCTCCAATGTTGTTGTTGAAAAAGAATTTTTCTATTTTTAAAAAGATTTTTCACCTAAAGTTTGTATTAGCAAAAAATATAAAATCAGAAATCTCGAAAGAAGAAATTTGTACTTCCAAAAAAAGATATGAGTTACTCCCTTGGCTTCAAATTAGTAAAAAAGTAAACGAAGTAGAACCTATCCAAGTTAGTAAAAAAGATTTTGAATTAGTTTTAGAAAAGTTAGAATTATCTAAAAATGAGAAAAGCTATTCTACCGGAACAATATTCGACGGATTTTTTGAGGATAAAATGGTTTTTAAGTTTCAAAGATCTTCCTCAGATTTGATCGAAAAGCTGACAGATATTCCGACAAAATTTACTATAAAAGATAGCGAGTTTTGTGAGCCTATAGATTTTATCGATGAAGGATTTGGCGAATTAGAAAAAAACCAATTCACTGAAATTCCAGAATCGAGAGAGCTGAACAAACTCGACCTTATAGAGGACTTACCGGAAATCAAGCAAATTCAAGAAAATGAAAATCCGGAGGATATTCCTGAATCGACTTGGATTGATGATTCTACGATGGATGGGGCTTATAAAAAAAATAAAAAATCTTCCTTGTTGAATGAAGAAGAAAATTTGTCTTTATTTCCGGCACAAAATACTACAGTTCCCGAAGTAAAACTGAAAAAAAGTTTTTATAATATATCGAGAGAATTGCTGTCAACCAATCAAAATTCCGGTAAAGACCCTCTATTTAAGATGGAAGCTGAATTTGTTGCTAAAAAAATTGAAGAAATTATCAAAGAGTATGGTTATGATTCAAAAGTAGTCTCCTGGGAAAAAGGGCCAATAATTACTAGATACGAATTAACCCCACCTCCTGGAGTAAAACTTGGAAGAATTACTTCCCTCTCCGATGAGCTTAAGTTGTATCTTGCAGTAAAAAGCATTCGAATCGTGGCCCCCATCCCTGGTAAATCCACCATAGGGATAGAAGTCCCAAATAAACACAGAGAAGATATTTTACTTGGAGACATGATTCGTGAATCAACTTCTTTGAAAACTTCAAAAGAATTGACTATCCCGCTAGGAAAAGACATATCTGGCAAGAATGTATTAATCGATTTAAACAAGATGCCCCATTTACTCGTAGCCGGAACTACAGGTTCAGGAAAATCGGTTGCGATGAATTCGATGATATCCTCACTCTTATTTTCCAAGTCTCCCGAAGAGATTCGATTTTTAATGATTGACCCTAAGATTGTAGAATTTGCGCCTTATGAAGATGTGCCTCACTTGCTTATGCCGGTGGTCACAGATCCAAGAAAAGCTACAAAAGCCTTATTTTGGGCTGTTCAAGAAATGGAAGCAAGATATTTTAATGTTTCCAACTTGAGGTGTAGAGATCTGAAAAGTTATAATGAAAAAGTAGAGCTTCCTCAATACAAATCTAAGTATAAAAAAATGCCTTATATTATTATTTTTATTGACGAGTTGAGCGATTTGATGATGGTCTCAGGAAAAGAATTGGAAGACTATATAGTTAGAATCACTCAAAAATCCAGAGCGGTCGGAATCCATTTAGTCATGGCAACTCAAAGACCTTCAGTGGATGTGATTACAGGACTAATCAAGGCAAATTGCCCGGCAAGAATTGCATTTCATGTAGCTCAAAAGACTGACTCTAAAATCATCCTAGATTACAATGGTGCAGACACTCTTCTTGGAAAGGGCGACATGCTGTATAAGTCTCCTACATCTGCCGATCTACAGAGAATTCAAGCTCCTTATGTTTCAGAAGATGAAGTAGAAAAAATTGTGGAGGAATGCAGAAAATTCGGAAATCCTTCTTATGTTGATATTAGCCTTGATGAAGAGGCTGTTTTAGAAGAGCTTGCAGAAGAAGATGAAGGGTTATTTGAAGAAGCTTGGGAAATCGTAAGGCTTGACAGAAAAGCAAGTGCCAGCTATTTGCAAAGAAGAATGAGAATCGGATACAATAAAGCCGCTAGGCTCATGGAGCTAATGGAAGAAAAGGGTTATGTAGGTCCACAGATTGGCTCGAAGCAGAGAGAAATTCTAAAATCTTGA